cgcttagctcagtagggagagcgttggtctacaggtcgcggggtcgcgagttcgatccccgggttctccgtgacgatttgataaaagacattgtgtctgaaattattcgtcctccacctctgatcattcaggtggggaagttggcagttactcgcggagaacaggttagtactggtatagaatccaggaacactggttaagttaactgcccgccgttacgtgactgaaatactgttgaaaaacggtgttaaacccaaaacaaaacaaacaaacaaaacactgtATTTCATTTGGACTGGAGTAGATAGTTCGCCTTTTACtgagactgtttggtagcggtcataTAGATAAGAAGTCATCCACTGTAGTGGTTTGCCTATGATCCCGAAGTCCTTTTCCAAGTGTTTAAGCAACGTTCTATGGTCGATAATATCAAACGCAGCTGATAAGTCAAGCATTGCCAAGATTGTGGTTTCGTTTTGATCcagggattgaagaatgtcattttgaactttgagaagtgcagtttctgtcgagtgatgctttctgtatgcagactgatGCTGTTCATGTAGGTTCTTCGAAGCCAGGTGGTACTCAATGCGTTTATCTACTACTTTTTCCAGtacttttattatgttattataacaAAGTCATGAAGTACTCAGATACCATTATATCGCTCTGAATAAGACCTTTCGCATCTGAACAGTGATTTTATCCAACGACAAAATCACTATTTGccgggatatattatttcttaaatataacagaaaatctGTTAGGCCGGTGCTATGGGGTATGAGAGGTATTGATAAATGATCTTTAGGCCTACTACTTAAATCATGTCAGTCGGCGAACTTCTGCTGACATTTACATCTTTTCTGATTATTTGATATTGAATCAGGCAGTTttgtcattaaaatctacatctaATGATGGTGTAGCCAATTTTTTGACTCTcagaaatattatttgaaagtcTTTAAGTGTTcaaatgaagagaaaaataaataatgtttctttattataCCTTTTACATTCGTTGAATTTTCCCAGGTTTTAAATGAGGTTTGAAAAAACAAAAGACATTAAATGTAGAACCTACAATCCTGGCTTCAATCCGCGTGATTACGGATTCCAGTTCGATGATTCGGCTTCTTCGGTCGTAATGCAGAACGTAGCTTTTCGTCAAAACCgaaaaatgccgaaatcacatacggaaaacacgtaaattgccgattgtcattaagGGTCCACTACCTTAGTCTTTTGCAGAAATGACAACATTAACACATACTAACATGTACAGTTCAAGTCTTGATTTGATGTTTGTGAGAAGCTTTTTTAATAGACAAAAATTTCAATACTCAGAGCTAGGAGCAAATTGTGTGGTAAGAGCAACAGCAAACTTTATATGACGTACTCATTTTCAGACCATGTAGTTGATTTTTTCACGCACAAAGTGCGGAATTTAGTTACTGCTCACTGATTCTCCTCACGCAAAAACTTCGTGAAAATCAGGCCCTCCCTGACTTAATGTTTTCCCTATTTCGTCTGCAAACTTATTAAGTCAGTCTCTTTTCAGTAcagtttaaaaacaaagacaaataactATCTTTCACCGCAGAAACAGTGGTATCTAAACTTAGCTTAATTCGTCAAATACTGTGCATactattaaataaatttgatagaaTGTTCAGACAATAAATGCATTGctttggccttatatatgtcattgTCAATTTGTAATACTTGTATTTATCATCTTTTTCATGCAAGTTTACTGCGGCTTTCTGTGCCTCCTTTAAAGTTCATTACTCATTGATACGTAATactgaaatcattttttatcctaTATACATTTGGTTCACTTGAAGGTAGCAAAACTTAAGAAACTGTTGCAGTAACATTAagaactatgctattttgacaatgcGCAATTCCGATGTAAAACTGAGATTATCGTAACAGCGTGAGAAATGCACGGgaatcaaaaagaaactaataataataaaaaaaatgtatctcagattaaattataaagtatcaatgactctcaaaagcatgtcccaacagagcactagaagaaaatgcatagaaattttcggtgaCAGTATTTGGTACTGTAACGAAGTCTCTcatatctatacaatatatatattcatcagtcaaggatatgtcagtgtaaataagctgagcgttagttttctaagaaatcgtcgttaaactgtgttatacaaatcacacgtgcaccgctttttttcacaaaaatactGTCCGCCATGTTTCCTTCAGTGAACGCAATAAAaagagtattttaccttagatgacctcattgtagagtacgattcactttataatctaaataaagcatcacttttttataacatcccactgtccgatttTTCTGATCACTAGATGATCACTCAcacttacaaaataaaaccaacgtgtcatcaaaattttcACTCTACACTGCTTCACGGCCTATTAACattaatcatatatatatatacatgtattccgtatcgggaacattgacaatcacaactTGCATTGCCCACAGGTTAGCGTTAAGTTGTTGCACTGGTGCTGATGTCAAAGTGCAAGAGGTCATCAACAgtgtttacaagtatttttacTATTCCCCTAAGAATATGGCCATGCTTGCAGCTGTTCAGTCTCTAACATCAGGTCAAAGTAAGAGGTTTAAGGAGGTATTTCATACCCGTTGGCTCAGTTTTGAAGGATCAGTGTCTGCCATGGTCACCAACTTCTCTAATTTGATTTCTGTCTTTCTTGAGGAGAATTCAGGAAAGGCACTGAGCCTATACAAGTCGCTTACCTGCTTCAAGTTTTTGTAAGTCGTGCACTTTCTTTTTGATGTGTTGAAACCCTTGGCAATCCTGTCAAAGATGTATCAGAAGCAGGACCTTGATTTCACAGAGGTTACTCCTTTGCTCAGGTCAACTATTGATTGTGTCAGTGACTTGCAGGTCAAGAAAAATGGTCAAAAGCTCACAGAATTTCTTGATCAGGTCCCTTCTGAGTCCCAAGTTGATGCTGATGGTCTGGTCACTTTCCAGTTCCAATGTCACACTATTAGGGACAGTTCTAAGCAGAGAGATGAGGCAGTCAAAGTTTGTGACCAGTTTGTAACTGGTCTGGTCAAAAGTGTAAATGTCCGGTTTTCTGATAATGAGGATGGTTCAGTTCTGACTGCTCTCAGTAATTTCTTTAATCCATTAGTCAGTAAAACCTGCAAAGGTACTGACATAGATGTGGTCAACGAATACCTTGCCACTGTTGGGGTGGAAGGTTGCAAGGATGAACTTTCATGCTTCCTAAATTTTGCCCATGCAAGCCATGACAATGGCAATAAATCAGTCAAATCCACTAGGGACATGGCAAATCTTGCACTAAGAAATAAAGATGTGTACCCAGCTGCTTCTGAGGCAGCTGGGAGGTTACTCGTGGCCCCTGTTTCCACTGTTGAATGTGAACGAGGGTTCAGCAAGCAAAACCTTATCAAAACTTGCTTGAGAAACTCTCTAGCAATGTCAGCTCTGAACAACCTGatgaggatttcaattgatgggccAGGTTTAACTGACTTTGACTTTGGATGTGCTTTTAA
The Mercenaria mercenaria strain notata chromosome 10, MADL_Memer_1, whole genome shotgun sequence genome window above contains:
- the LOC128546379 gene encoding uncharacterized protein LOC128546379 — protein: MAMLAAVQSLTSGQIVHFLFDVLKPLAILSKMYQKQDLDFTEVTPLLRSTIDCVSDLQVKKNGQKLTEFLDQVPSESQVDADGLVTFQFQCHTIRDSSKQRDEAVKVCDQFVTGLVKSVNVRFSDNEDGSVLTALSNFFNPLVSKTCKGTDIDVVNEYLATVGVEGCKDELSCFLNFAHASHDNGNKSVKSTRDMANLALRNKDVYPAASEAAGRLLVAPVSTVECERGFSKQNLIKTCLRNSLAMSALNNLMRISIDGPGLTDFDFGCAFKKWKTLKTRRILM